A genomic stretch from Lathyrus oleraceus cultivar Zhongwan6 chromosome 2, CAAS_Psat_ZW6_1.0, whole genome shotgun sequence includes:
- the LOC127122608 gene encoding uncharacterized protein LOC127122608: protein MRFEFPYEDIMLIRDYNIPEPEEGPEPGSRWTLVFDGASKSNENGIGEIITSLSRFHLPFTVMLCLEYTNNMAEYEGCIFSIEAAIDLRIKILEVYGDSALVISKVKGDWEAQDHKLILYKEHILKLIPYFDDITFHHIPGEENQLVDTL from the coding sequence ATGCGCTTTGAATTCCCCTACGAGGACATCATGCTGATTAGAGACTATAACATACCCGAACCCGAGGAAGGACCTGAACCAGGATCTCGGTGGACTCTtgtatttgatggagcttctaaaTCTAATGAAAATGGCATTGGGGAAATAATCACCTCCCTATCTAGATTTCATCTACCCTTCACTGTAATGTTGTGTTTAGAATATACCAACAACATGGCAGAATACGAGGGCTGTATCTTTAGCATTGAAGCTGCaattgatcttaggatcaaaattctCGAAGTTtacggagattcagccttggttaTTAGCAaagtcaaaggagattgggaAGCTCAAGATCATAAGCTCATTCTTTACAAAGAACATATCTTGAAGCTAATCCCATACTTTGACGATATCACATTCCATCACATCCCCGGAGAGGAAAATCAGCTTGTTGACACCCTGTAA